A stretch of the Chelonoidis abingdonii isolate Lonesome George chromosome 11, CheloAbing_2.0, whole genome shotgun sequence genome encodes the following:
- the LOC116817974 gene encoding protein kinase C and casein kinase II substrate protein 3-like, whose amino-acid sequence MGRVQKWRPLGMRAFPGHRRSGWIRCKAGTAHAGAGWSEELTRPAGLAAGQNYHARRAAPRGPRAGERFRGPRNPGPRLRKVEKAKPRPTGAGAGSTRSRGRDRLAPGGPPLAPDRQRALREERQRHTLETHKERQRYEQALAELTRASPRYVEEMESVFEQGQEFEQRRIEFLKEALAALQRRLDPTAHPGVQAAQTQLRQAISDISARQDLDWWRRQRGPGMAMAWPEFEVRPPVTESPGRCRRKPGRTRGGPLSVSKMPPRLPPSWV is encoded by the exons ATGGGGCGGGTGCAGAAGTGGCGCCCCCTGGGGATGCGA GCCTTTCCTGGACACCGACGGAGCGGCTGGATCCGCTGCAAAGCCGGGACAGCGCATGCGGGCGCTGGGTGGTCGGAGGAGCTGACCCGGCCTGCGGGGCTGGCAGCGGGACAGAACTATCACGCAAGGCGGGCGGCCCCGCGAGGCCCGCGAGCTGGAGAGCGCTTCCGCGGGCCCAGAAACCCGGGCCCGCGCCTGCGCAAG GTGGAGAAGGCCAAGCCTCGACCAACCGGGGCCGGCGCAGGTAGCACGCGGTCCCGCGGGCGGGACAGGCTGGCCCCGGGGGGGCCCCCCCTGGCCCCCGACCGCCAGCGCGCCCTGCGGGAGGAACGACAGCGCCACACCCTGGAGACACACAAG GAGCGGCAGCGCTATGAGCAGGCGCTGGCGGAGCTGACCCGGGCCAGCCCGCGCTACGTGGAGGAGATGGAGTCGGTCTTCGAGCAGGGCCAAGAGTTTGAGCAGAGACGCATCGAGTTCCTCAAGGAGGCCTTGGCGGCTCTGCAGCGCCGGCTGGACCCTACCGCCCACCCCGG GGTGCAGGCTGCGCAGACCCAGCTCCGCCAGGCCATCAGTGACATCAGCGCCCGCCAGGACCTGGACTGGTGGCGCCGCCAGCGCGGGCCCGGCATGGCCATGGCATGGCCCGAGTTCGAGGTGAGACCCCCTGTCACAGAGTCACCGGGGCGATGCCGtaggaagccaggcaggactcgggGGGGCCCCCTCTCTGTGAGCAAGATGCCGCCgcggcttccaccttcctgggtctga